One Amaranthus tricolor cultivar Red isolate AtriRed21 chromosome 10, ASM2621246v1, whole genome shotgun sequence genomic window carries:
- the LOC130826196 gene encoding UDP-URONIC ACID TRANSPORTER 1-like — protein MSLKKESIFIVSLIILWYSSNIGVLLLNKLLLSNYGFGFPIFLTMCHMSACAFLSYISIVFLKIVPLQRIKSRSQFLKIATLSLVFCGSVVGGNISLRYLPVSFNQAVGATTPFFTALFAYLMTFKREAWVTYACLVPVVGGVIIASGGEPSFHLYGFIMCISATAARAFKSVLQGILLSNEGEKLNSMNLMLYMAPIAVVALVPAVFVMEPNVLQVFVSLGIEHKFMWIILLLNSVMAYSANLSNFLVTKYTSALTLQVLGNAKGAVAVVISILIFQNPVTVIGIGGYSMTVLGVIAYGEAKWRYK, from the exons atgtCATTAAAGAAAGAGTCAATTTTTATAGTTTCATTGATCATATTATGGTATTCTTCAAATATTGGGGTTTTATTATTGAACAAACTTTTGTTATCAAATTATGGATTTGGGTTTCCAATTTTTCTTACAATGTGTCATATGTCTGCTTGTGCATTTCTTAgctatatttcaattgtttttctCAAGATTGTGCCTTTACAAAGGATTAAATCAAGGTCACAATTCCTCAAGATTGCAACTTTAAGCCTTGTTTTTTGTGGGTCTGTTGTGGGTGGTAATATATCCTTGAGATATCTTCCTGTTTCTTTCAATCAAGCTGTGGGTGCTACGACACCGTTTTTTACTGCTTTGTTTGCTTATCTAATGACCTTCAAGAGGGAAGCTTGGGTTACCTATGCTTGTCTTGTTCCTGTTGTTGGTGGTGTGATCATTGCTAGTGGG GGGGAGCCAAGTTTTCATTTGTATGGATTTATTATGTGCATAAGCGCCACTGCAGCAAGGGCATTTAAATCTGTTCTCCAAGGCATCCTCCTTTCTAATGAAGG GGAAAAGTTAAATTCAATGAACTTGATGCTGTATATGGCCCCAATTGCAGTTGTAGCCTTAGTTCCTGCTGTATTTGTTATGGAGCCTAATGTACTACAAGTATTTGTTTCTCTCGGGATCGAGCATAAATTCATGTGGATAATACTTCTACTTAATTCGGTCATGGCCTATTCGGCCAatttgtccaacttcttggtgACTAAGTACACGAGTGCTCTTACTCTCCAG GTATTAGGCAATGCGAAGGGCGCTGTTGCTGTTGTTATCTCAATACTTATATTCCAAAACCCAGTTACCGTCATTGGTATCGGTGGTTACTCGATGACTGTTCTTGGAGTAATTGCTTATGGAGAAGCGAAGTGGAGATACAAGTAG
- the LOC130826194 gene encoding putative calcium-transporting ATPase 11, plasma membrane-type isoform X1 gives MEEKLLKDFNLPPKPPEDARLRWRKAVGLLTRNRRRRFRYVANLKQRSQAAKTLQELRVALMVHKAAIRFSDAGRTEHKLSKETQEAGFGIEADELASIVRGHDTNGFNTHGGVKGIAEKLSTKLKYGITSSDLCLRQKHYGLNRYTEKPPRGFWTFVWDALQDLTLIILMVCAVVSVGVGIATEGLPKGMYDGVGILLSIFLVVIVTAVSDYKQSLQFIALDKEKKKKFVQVTRDGHRQKVFIYDLVVGDIVNLSTGDVVPADGIFVSGYNLLIDESSLTGESEPLHVNHERPFLLGGTKVLDGSATMLVTAVGMKTEWGKLMETLNEGDHDETPLQVKLNGVATIIGKIGLVFGVLTFLVLAIRFLVNKLVHEEFTHWNSEDALKLLDYFATAVTIIVVAVPEGLPLAVTLSLAFAMKKLMNDKALVRHLSACETMGSASSICTDKTGTLTTNHMIVDKIWVSGRNTELKGKDLKSEFSESTLTVLLQVIFLNTGAEMGKNKDGKTSIIGQPTESALLELGLLLGGDFNEYRQKYQIKNIEPFNSVRRKMSVLVALPGGGIRAFCKGASEIVLGSCNRMIDCNGNSVDLSEEHLTTITNVINDFANEALRTLCLAFRDIDDGDGENNIPEDGYTLVAVVGIKDPVRPGVIDAVRTCLAAGITVRMVTGDNINTAKAIARECGILTDGLAIEGSELRSKTPDEMKGALSRIQVMARSLPSDKHTMVMGLRTLEEVVAVTGDGTNDAPALHESDIGLAMGIAGTEVAKENADVIIMDDNFTTIVNVVKWGRAVYVNIQKFVQFQLTVNIVALMINFVSACVAGCAPLTTVQLLWVNMIMDTLGALALATEPPTDELMKRPPIGRHANFISKAMWRNILGHSVYQFTVLAVLNFDGERLLGLTGSDSQAVLNTVIFNSFVFCQVFNEINSRQIEKINVFRGIFSSWIFIGVIACTVAFQAIIVEFLGSFASTVPLSWQLWLICILIGGLGMPLGVILKCISVEPSASLQQHDGYDALASGPEQV, from the exons ATGGAGGAGAAGCTGCTCAAAGACTTCAATCTCCCGCCAAAGCCGCCGGAAGATGCTCGATTACGGTGGAGAAAAGCTGTCGGATTACTCACCCGTAATCGCCGTCGTCGATTCCGTTATGTTGCTAATCTCAAACAACGTTCTCAAGCTGCCAAAACTCTTCAG GAATTACGTGTTGCACTCATGGTACATAAAGCAGCAATTCGTTTTAGCGATG CTGGTAGGACTGAACATAAGCTTTCAAAAGAAACTCAAGAGGCCGGATTTGGAATCGAAGCTGATGAATTGGCATCAATTGTCCGTGGCCATGATACAAACGGCTTTAATACGCATGGGGGGGTAAAAGGAATCGCAGAAAAATTATCCACAAAACTCAAATATGGGATCACATCGAGTGATCTATGTCTTAGACAAAAACACTATGGACTTAACAGATACACTGAGAAGCCTCCCAGAGGGTTTTGGACGTTTGTCTGGGATGCATTACAAGActtgacattaataattctaATGGTGTGTGCTGTAGTATCAGTAGGGGTAGGAATTGCTACAGAAGGTTTGCCGAAAGGCATGTATGATGGGGTGGGAattttattaagtatttttCTGGTTGTTATTGTAACTGCTGTTAGTGACTATAAACAGTCATTGCAATTCATAGCTCTTGataaagagaagaagaagaaatttgtTCAGGTGACAAGAGATGGCCATAGACAGAaggtatttatttatgatttagtCGTTGGAGATATTGTAAATTTGTCTACTGGAGATGTCGTGCCTGCGGATGGAATCTTTGTGTCCGGTTATAACTTGTTAATTGATGAGTCGAGTTTAACAGGTGAGAGCGAACCTCTCCACGTAAACCATGAAAGGCCTTTTCTTTTAGGTGGAACGAAGGTACTAGATGGATCAGCTACAATGCTTGTGACTGCTGTTGGTATGAAGACTGAATGGGGTAAATTGATGGAGACCCTAAACGAGGGGGATCATGATGAGACACCTTTGCAGGTGAAGCTAAATGGAGTTGCTACTATTATCGGAAAAATCGGATTAGTGTTTGGGGTACTAACATTTTTAGTGTTGGCTATTAGATTTCTAGTCAATAAATTAGTTCATGAAGAATTTACACATTGGAATTCAGAAGATGCATTGAAGCTCTTAGACTACTTTGCCACTGCAGTAACGATAATTGTAGTTGCTGTGCCTGAAGGACTTCCATTAGCAGTAACATTAAGCCTGGCCTTTGCAATGAAGAAATTAATGAACGACAAGGCACTGGTAAGGCATCTTTCTGCTTGTGAAACAATGGGTTCTGCCTCTTCTATCTGCACTGATAAGACCGGGACACTCACTACAAACCATATGATAGTCGACAAGATTTGGGTATCTGGAAGAAACACAGAGTTGAAAGGAAAGGATCTAAAATCAGAATTCTCCGAGAGTACCTTAACCGTCCTTTTACAAGTTATATTCTTAAATACTGGTGCAGAAATGGGGAAGAACAAGGATGGAAAGACTTCCATTATAGGGCAACCAACAGAGTCAGCTTTACTTGAACTTGGATTGCTTTTGGGGGGTGATTTCAATGAGTACCGCCAAAAATATCAGATAAAAAACATAGAGCCTTTCAATTCTGTCAGAAGGAAAATGTCAGTTCTTGTGGCTTTGCCAGGAGGTGGAATCCGGGCCTTCTGTAAGGGTGCATCAGAAATAGTTTTAGGATCGTGCAATAGAATGATTGATTGTAATGGCAATTCTGTTGATCTTTCTGAAGAGCACTTGACAACTATAACTAATGTTATAAATGATTTTGCAAATGAAGCTTTAAGAACTTTGTGCCTGGCTTTTAGAGATATTGATGATGGAGATGGTGAAAACAACATTCCTGAAGACGGATATACATTAGTGGCAGTTGTTGGAATCAAGGATCCTGTTCGTCCTGGGGTCATAGATGCAGTCCGGACGTGTTTAGCTGCTGGAATCACTGTGCGTATGGTCACAGGTGATAACATTAATACAGCCAAGGCCATAGCAAGAGAATGTGGAATACTGACTGATGGCCTTGCCATAGAAGGATCAGAGCTTCGTAGTAAGACTCCAGATGAAATGAAAGGGGCCTTATCAAGAATCCAG gTTATGGCTCGATCTCTGCCATCAGATAAGCACACAATGGTGATGGGCCTGAGAACTCTCGAGGAGGTGGTTGCTGTGACCGGTGATGGGACCAATGATGCACCCGCTTTGCATGAGTCAGATATAGGACTTGCTATGGGAATCGCGGGAACAGAG GTTGCGAAGGAAAATGCAGATGTCATAATAATGGATGACAATTTCACCACCATTGTGAATGTGGTCAAATGGGGGAGAGCTGTTTACGTGaacatacaaaaatttgtaCAATTCCAATTGACAGTCAATATCGTTGCACTAATGATCAATTTTGTTTCTGCCTGTGTTGCCG GGTGTGCTCCATTGACGACTGTGCAGTTGCTGTGGGTCAACATGATTATGGATACACTTGGTGCTCTAGCCTTGGCCACGGAACCACCTACTGATGAGCTTATGAAAAGGCCTCCTATTGGGAGACATGCCAACTTTATCAGCAAGGCAATGTGGAGAAATATCCTCGGCCACAGTGTATATCAGTTCACTGTCCTTGCTGTACTGAACTTTGATGGAGAACGGCTACTTGGGCTTACTGGCTCGGATTCTCAGGCTGTTCTGAATACAGTCATATTCAACTCTTTTGTGTTCTGCCAG GTGTTCAATGAAATCAACAGTCGTcaaatagagaaaataaatgtCTTTCGCGGCATATTCAGCAGCTGGATATTCATTGGCGTGATAGCCTGTACTGTAGCATTTCAAGCGATCATAGTCGAGTTTTTGGGTTCTTTTGCAAGCACTGTCCCTTTGAGTTGGCAGCTTTGGTTAATTTGCATTTTGATCGGAGGACTTGGTATGCCTTTGGGCGTCATCCTAAAGTGCATTTCAGTCGAGCCAAGTGCTTCTTTGCAACAACATGATGGCTATGATGCCCTAGCCAGTGGTCCAGAGCAAGTCTAA
- the LOC130826194 gene encoding putative calcium-transporting ATPase 11, plasma membrane-type isoform X3, giving the protein MVHKAAIRFSDAGRTEHKLSKETQEAGFGIEADELASIVRGHDTNGFNTHGGVKGIAEKLSTKLKYGITSSDLCLRQKHYGLNRYTEKPPRGFWTFVWDALQDLTLIILMVCAVVSVGVGIATEGLPKGMYDGVGILLSIFLVVIVTAVSDYKQSLQFIALDKEKKKKFVQVTRDGHRQKVFIYDLVVGDIVNLSTGDVVPADGIFVSGYNLLIDESSLTGESEPLHVNHERPFLLGGTKVLDGSATMLVTAVGMKTEWGKLMETLNEGDHDETPLQVKLNGVATIIGKIGLVFGVLTFLVLAIRFLVNKLVHEEFTHWNSEDALKLLDYFATAVTIIVVAVPEGLPLAVTLSLAFAMKKLMNDKALVRHLSACETMGSASSICTDKTGTLTTNHMIVDKIWVSGRNTELKGKDLKSEFSESTLTVLLQVIFLNTGAEMGKNKDGKTSIIGQPTESALLELGLLLGGDFNEYRQKYQIKNIEPFNSVRRKMSVLVALPGGGIRAFCKGASEIVLGSCNRMIDCNGNSVDLSEEHLTTITNVINDFANEALRTLCLAFRDIDDGDGENNIPEDGYTLVAVVGIKDPVRPGVIDAVRTCLAAGITVRMVTGDNINTAKAIARECGILTDGLAIEGSELRSKTPDEMKGALSRIQVMARSLPSDKHTMVMGLRTLEEVVAVTGDGTNDAPALHESDIGLAMGIAGTEVAKENADVIIMDDNFTTIVNVVKWGRAVYVNIQKFVQFQLTVNIVALMINFVSACVAGCAPLTTVQLLWVNMIMDTLGALALATEPPTDELMKRPPIGRHANFISKAMWRNILGHSVYQFTVLAVLNFDGERLLGLTGSDSQAVLNTVIFNSFVFCQVFNEINSRQIEKINVFRGIFSSWIFIGVIACTVAFQAIIVEFLGSFASTVPLSWQLWLICILIGGLGMPLGVILKCISVEPSASLQQHDGYDALASGPEQV; this is encoded by the exons ATGGTACATAAAGCAGCAATTCGTTTTAGCGATG CTGGTAGGACTGAACATAAGCTTTCAAAAGAAACTCAAGAGGCCGGATTTGGAATCGAAGCTGATGAATTGGCATCAATTGTCCGTGGCCATGATACAAACGGCTTTAATACGCATGGGGGGGTAAAAGGAATCGCAGAAAAATTATCCACAAAACTCAAATATGGGATCACATCGAGTGATCTATGTCTTAGACAAAAACACTATGGACTTAACAGATACACTGAGAAGCCTCCCAGAGGGTTTTGGACGTTTGTCTGGGATGCATTACAAGActtgacattaataattctaATGGTGTGTGCTGTAGTATCAGTAGGGGTAGGAATTGCTACAGAAGGTTTGCCGAAAGGCATGTATGATGGGGTGGGAattttattaagtatttttCTGGTTGTTATTGTAACTGCTGTTAGTGACTATAAACAGTCATTGCAATTCATAGCTCTTGataaagagaagaagaagaaatttgtTCAGGTGACAAGAGATGGCCATAGACAGAaggtatttatttatgatttagtCGTTGGAGATATTGTAAATTTGTCTACTGGAGATGTCGTGCCTGCGGATGGAATCTTTGTGTCCGGTTATAACTTGTTAATTGATGAGTCGAGTTTAACAGGTGAGAGCGAACCTCTCCACGTAAACCATGAAAGGCCTTTTCTTTTAGGTGGAACGAAGGTACTAGATGGATCAGCTACAATGCTTGTGACTGCTGTTGGTATGAAGACTGAATGGGGTAAATTGATGGAGACCCTAAACGAGGGGGATCATGATGAGACACCTTTGCAGGTGAAGCTAAATGGAGTTGCTACTATTATCGGAAAAATCGGATTAGTGTTTGGGGTACTAACATTTTTAGTGTTGGCTATTAGATTTCTAGTCAATAAATTAGTTCATGAAGAATTTACACATTGGAATTCAGAAGATGCATTGAAGCTCTTAGACTACTTTGCCACTGCAGTAACGATAATTGTAGTTGCTGTGCCTGAAGGACTTCCATTAGCAGTAACATTAAGCCTGGCCTTTGCAATGAAGAAATTAATGAACGACAAGGCACTGGTAAGGCATCTTTCTGCTTGTGAAACAATGGGTTCTGCCTCTTCTATCTGCACTGATAAGACCGGGACACTCACTACAAACCATATGATAGTCGACAAGATTTGGGTATCTGGAAGAAACACAGAGTTGAAAGGAAAGGATCTAAAATCAGAATTCTCCGAGAGTACCTTAACCGTCCTTTTACAAGTTATATTCTTAAATACTGGTGCAGAAATGGGGAAGAACAAGGATGGAAAGACTTCCATTATAGGGCAACCAACAGAGTCAGCTTTACTTGAACTTGGATTGCTTTTGGGGGGTGATTTCAATGAGTACCGCCAAAAATATCAGATAAAAAACATAGAGCCTTTCAATTCTGTCAGAAGGAAAATGTCAGTTCTTGTGGCTTTGCCAGGAGGTGGAATCCGGGCCTTCTGTAAGGGTGCATCAGAAATAGTTTTAGGATCGTGCAATAGAATGATTGATTGTAATGGCAATTCTGTTGATCTTTCTGAAGAGCACTTGACAACTATAACTAATGTTATAAATGATTTTGCAAATGAAGCTTTAAGAACTTTGTGCCTGGCTTTTAGAGATATTGATGATGGAGATGGTGAAAACAACATTCCTGAAGACGGATATACATTAGTGGCAGTTGTTGGAATCAAGGATCCTGTTCGTCCTGGGGTCATAGATGCAGTCCGGACGTGTTTAGCTGCTGGAATCACTGTGCGTATGGTCACAGGTGATAACATTAATACAGCCAAGGCCATAGCAAGAGAATGTGGAATACTGACTGATGGCCTTGCCATAGAAGGATCAGAGCTTCGTAGTAAGACTCCAGATGAAATGAAAGGGGCCTTATCAAGAATCCAG gTTATGGCTCGATCTCTGCCATCAGATAAGCACACAATGGTGATGGGCCTGAGAACTCTCGAGGAGGTGGTTGCTGTGACCGGTGATGGGACCAATGATGCACCCGCTTTGCATGAGTCAGATATAGGACTTGCTATGGGAATCGCGGGAACAGAG GTTGCGAAGGAAAATGCAGATGTCATAATAATGGATGACAATTTCACCACCATTGTGAATGTGGTCAAATGGGGGAGAGCTGTTTACGTGaacatacaaaaatttgtaCAATTCCAATTGACAGTCAATATCGTTGCACTAATGATCAATTTTGTTTCTGCCTGTGTTGCCG GGTGTGCTCCATTGACGACTGTGCAGTTGCTGTGGGTCAACATGATTATGGATACACTTGGTGCTCTAGCCTTGGCCACGGAACCACCTACTGATGAGCTTATGAAAAGGCCTCCTATTGGGAGACATGCCAACTTTATCAGCAAGGCAATGTGGAGAAATATCCTCGGCCACAGTGTATATCAGTTCACTGTCCTTGCTGTACTGAACTTTGATGGAGAACGGCTACTTGGGCTTACTGGCTCGGATTCTCAGGCTGTTCTGAATACAGTCATATTCAACTCTTTTGTGTTCTGCCAG GTGTTCAATGAAATCAACAGTCGTcaaatagagaaaataaatgtCTTTCGCGGCATATTCAGCAGCTGGATATTCATTGGCGTGATAGCCTGTACTGTAGCATTTCAAGCGATCATAGTCGAGTTTTTGGGTTCTTTTGCAAGCACTGTCCCTTTGAGTTGGCAGCTTTGGTTAATTTGCATTTTGATCGGAGGACTTGGTATGCCTTTGGGCGTCATCCTAAAGTGCATTTCAGTCGAGCCAAGTGCTTCTTTGCAACAACATGATGGCTATGATGCCCTAGCCAGTGGTCCAGAGCAAGTCTAA
- the LOC130826194 gene encoding putative calcium-transporting ATPase 11, plasma membrane-type isoform X2: protein MDYEHFCRFLVKGLFRKIKRTSSMINFKSPFDWCLLRNKELRVALMVHKAAIRFSDAGRTEHKLSKETQEAGFGIEADELASIVRGHDTNGFNTHGGVKGIAEKLSTKLKYGITSSDLCLRQKHYGLNRYTEKPPRGFWTFVWDALQDLTLIILMVCAVVSVGVGIATEGLPKGMYDGVGILLSIFLVVIVTAVSDYKQSLQFIALDKEKKKKFVQVTRDGHRQKVFIYDLVVGDIVNLSTGDVVPADGIFVSGYNLLIDESSLTGESEPLHVNHERPFLLGGTKVLDGSATMLVTAVGMKTEWGKLMETLNEGDHDETPLQVKLNGVATIIGKIGLVFGVLTFLVLAIRFLVNKLVHEEFTHWNSEDALKLLDYFATAVTIIVVAVPEGLPLAVTLSLAFAMKKLMNDKALVRHLSACETMGSASSICTDKTGTLTTNHMIVDKIWVSGRNTELKGKDLKSEFSESTLTVLLQVIFLNTGAEMGKNKDGKTSIIGQPTESALLELGLLLGGDFNEYRQKYQIKNIEPFNSVRRKMSVLVALPGGGIRAFCKGASEIVLGSCNRMIDCNGNSVDLSEEHLTTITNVINDFANEALRTLCLAFRDIDDGDGENNIPEDGYTLVAVVGIKDPVRPGVIDAVRTCLAAGITVRMVTGDNINTAKAIARECGILTDGLAIEGSELRSKTPDEMKGALSRIQVMARSLPSDKHTMVMGLRTLEEVVAVTGDGTNDAPALHESDIGLAMGIAGTEVAKENADVIIMDDNFTTIVNVVKWGRAVYVNIQKFVQFQLTVNIVALMINFVSACVAGCAPLTTVQLLWVNMIMDTLGALALATEPPTDELMKRPPIGRHANFISKAMWRNILGHSVYQFTVLAVLNFDGERLLGLTGSDSQAVLNTVIFNSFVFCQVFNEINSRQIEKINVFRGIFSSWIFIGVIACTVAFQAIIVEFLGSFASTVPLSWQLWLICILIGGLGMPLGVILKCISVEPSASLQQHDGYDALASGPEQV from the exons ATGGATTATGAGCATTTCTGCAGATTTCTGGTTAAAGGTTTATTTCGTAAGATAAAAAGAacaagttcaatgatcaatttcaAAAGTCCTTTTGATTGGTGTCTTTTGAGGAACAAA GAATTACGTGTTGCACTCATGGTACATAAAGCAGCAATTCGTTTTAGCGATG CTGGTAGGACTGAACATAAGCTTTCAAAAGAAACTCAAGAGGCCGGATTTGGAATCGAAGCTGATGAATTGGCATCAATTGTCCGTGGCCATGATACAAACGGCTTTAATACGCATGGGGGGGTAAAAGGAATCGCAGAAAAATTATCCACAAAACTCAAATATGGGATCACATCGAGTGATCTATGTCTTAGACAAAAACACTATGGACTTAACAGATACACTGAGAAGCCTCCCAGAGGGTTTTGGACGTTTGTCTGGGATGCATTACAAGActtgacattaataattctaATGGTGTGTGCTGTAGTATCAGTAGGGGTAGGAATTGCTACAGAAGGTTTGCCGAAAGGCATGTATGATGGGGTGGGAattttattaagtatttttCTGGTTGTTATTGTAACTGCTGTTAGTGACTATAAACAGTCATTGCAATTCATAGCTCTTGataaagagaagaagaagaaatttgtTCAGGTGACAAGAGATGGCCATAGACAGAaggtatttatttatgatttagtCGTTGGAGATATTGTAAATTTGTCTACTGGAGATGTCGTGCCTGCGGATGGAATCTTTGTGTCCGGTTATAACTTGTTAATTGATGAGTCGAGTTTAACAGGTGAGAGCGAACCTCTCCACGTAAACCATGAAAGGCCTTTTCTTTTAGGTGGAACGAAGGTACTAGATGGATCAGCTACAATGCTTGTGACTGCTGTTGGTATGAAGACTGAATGGGGTAAATTGATGGAGACCCTAAACGAGGGGGATCATGATGAGACACCTTTGCAGGTGAAGCTAAATGGAGTTGCTACTATTATCGGAAAAATCGGATTAGTGTTTGGGGTACTAACATTTTTAGTGTTGGCTATTAGATTTCTAGTCAATAAATTAGTTCATGAAGAATTTACACATTGGAATTCAGAAGATGCATTGAAGCTCTTAGACTACTTTGCCACTGCAGTAACGATAATTGTAGTTGCTGTGCCTGAAGGACTTCCATTAGCAGTAACATTAAGCCTGGCCTTTGCAATGAAGAAATTAATGAACGACAAGGCACTGGTAAGGCATCTTTCTGCTTGTGAAACAATGGGTTCTGCCTCTTCTATCTGCACTGATAAGACCGGGACACTCACTACAAACCATATGATAGTCGACAAGATTTGGGTATCTGGAAGAAACACAGAGTTGAAAGGAAAGGATCTAAAATCAGAATTCTCCGAGAGTACCTTAACCGTCCTTTTACAAGTTATATTCTTAAATACTGGTGCAGAAATGGGGAAGAACAAGGATGGAAAGACTTCCATTATAGGGCAACCAACAGAGTCAGCTTTACTTGAACTTGGATTGCTTTTGGGGGGTGATTTCAATGAGTACCGCCAAAAATATCAGATAAAAAACATAGAGCCTTTCAATTCTGTCAGAAGGAAAATGTCAGTTCTTGTGGCTTTGCCAGGAGGTGGAATCCGGGCCTTCTGTAAGGGTGCATCAGAAATAGTTTTAGGATCGTGCAATAGAATGATTGATTGTAATGGCAATTCTGTTGATCTTTCTGAAGAGCACTTGACAACTATAACTAATGTTATAAATGATTTTGCAAATGAAGCTTTAAGAACTTTGTGCCTGGCTTTTAGAGATATTGATGATGGAGATGGTGAAAACAACATTCCTGAAGACGGATATACATTAGTGGCAGTTGTTGGAATCAAGGATCCTGTTCGTCCTGGGGTCATAGATGCAGTCCGGACGTGTTTAGCTGCTGGAATCACTGTGCGTATGGTCACAGGTGATAACATTAATACAGCCAAGGCCATAGCAAGAGAATGTGGAATACTGACTGATGGCCTTGCCATAGAAGGATCAGAGCTTCGTAGTAAGACTCCAGATGAAATGAAAGGGGCCTTATCAAGAATCCAG gTTATGGCTCGATCTCTGCCATCAGATAAGCACACAATGGTGATGGGCCTGAGAACTCTCGAGGAGGTGGTTGCTGTGACCGGTGATGGGACCAATGATGCACCCGCTTTGCATGAGTCAGATATAGGACTTGCTATGGGAATCGCGGGAACAGAG GTTGCGAAGGAAAATGCAGATGTCATAATAATGGATGACAATTTCACCACCATTGTGAATGTGGTCAAATGGGGGAGAGCTGTTTACGTGaacatacaaaaatttgtaCAATTCCAATTGACAGTCAATATCGTTGCACTAATGATCAATTTTGTTTCTGCCTGTGTTGCCG GGTGTGCTCCATTGACGACTGTGCAGTTGCTGTGGGTCAACATGATTATGGATACACTTGGTGCTCTAGCCTTGGCCACGGAACCACCTACTGATGAGCTTATGAAAAGGCCTCCTATTGGGAGACATGCCAACTTTATCAGCAAGGCAATGTGGAGAAATATCCTCGGCCACAGTGTATATCAGTTCACTGTCCTTGCTGTACTGAACTTTGATGGAGAACGGCTACTTGGGCTTACTGGCTCGGATTCTCAGGCTGTTCTGAATACAGTCATATTCAACTCTTTTGTGTTCTGCCAG GTGTTCAATGAAATCAACAGTCGTcaaatagagaaaataaatgtCTTTCGCGGCATATTCAGCAGCTGGATATTCATTGGCGTGATAGCCTGTACTGTAGCATTTCAAGCGATCATAGTCGAGTTTTTGGGTTCTTTTGCAAGCACTGTCCCTTTGAGTTGGCAGCTTTGGTTAATTTGCATTTTGATCGGAGGACTTGGTATGCCTTTGGGCGTCATCCTAAAGTGCATTTCAGTCGAGCCAAGTGCTTCTTTGCAACAACATGATGGCTATGATGCCCTAGCCAGTGGTCCAGAGCAAGTCTAA
- the LOC130826153 gene encoding mitochondrial acidic protein MAM33 produces the protein MRKLKVLQPICKNREAIKAKCHDLLNILQSKITHKLSSPCFQNNETGSPGDFTLEWDAPNSQDIVLLRKYGNGEEIAISALLGTLDFTQETTRVVNMKVCIKKPGLSSLLQFNCEVTNKSYTGPDFKISSASYFKSLSSTGPRYYTSPMFSDLDPLLQNAFKDYLKTRGIGENVLNFLLVHLRKKEENQYVNWLQNLLGMVSQGDK, from the exons ATGCGGAAGTTGAAAGTACTGCAACCAATTTGTAAAAATCGGGAAGCCATTAAAGCAAAATGTCATGATTTGCTCAATATTTTGCAATCTAAGATCACTCACAAACTCTCCTCTCCCTGCTTTCAA AATAATGAAACAGGTTCCCCTGGAGATTTTACGTTGGAATGGGATGCACCCAATTCTCAGGACATTGTATTACTAAGGAAATATGGTAATGGTGAAGAAATTGCTATTTCAGCTTTACTTGGAACACTTGACTTTACACAAGAAACTACAAGGGTCGTGAATATGAAGGTGTGCATAAAAAAGCCTGGCTTAAGTTCTCTTTTGCAGTTTAACTGTGAAGTTACGAATAAAAGTTACACTGGCCCTGATTTCAAGATCAGTTCTGCAAGTTATTTCAAATCACTAAGCTCTACAGGTCCTAGATATTACACATCCCCTATGTTCAG TGATTTGGACCCTCTTCTTCAAAATGCATTCAAAGACTATTTGAAAACCAGAGGAATCGGTGAGAACGTTTTGAACTTTCTGCTGGTACACTTGCGCAAAAAGGAGGAAAATCAGTATGTGAATTGGCTTCAGAACCTTCTGGGAATGGTATCTCAAGGTGATAAATGA